A window of the Nitrosococcus wardiae genome harbors these coding sequences:
- a CDS encoding sulfurtransferase has translation MAMFPMLLQPDELERRLNDQNLLIIDLCSEESYLSRHVPGAVHLDYAHIVTARPPVMGLLPDEHRLSRVLSHLGFTPESHVIAYDAEGNGRASRLLWTLEELGHEHFSLLDGGLKAWLIEGHPLKEGWENRPSSHFHGHYQGKKVADKDYLLAHLLDPNVVILDARSPAEYHGEYVRAQRGGHIPGAVNFEWTRAIDQERNLRFKSMDELRSSLEALGVTPDKEIICHCQTHHRSAHTCMVLKYLGYPRIRGYPGSWSEWGNDPDTPIEV, from the coding sequence ATGGCAATGTTCCCCATGCTTTTGCAGCCTGATGAGTTAGAGCGGCGGCTGAATGACCAAAACTTGCTGATTATTGACCTTTGCAGTGAAGAATCTTATCTCTCGCGCCACGTGCCTGGGGCGGTGCACTTGGATTATGCCCATATTGTAACAGCTCGCCCTCCAGTGATGGGGCTTTTGCCCGATGAGCACCGTTTAAGTCGAGTGCTCTCCCATCTAGGGTTTACCCCAGAGAGCCATGTCATTGCCTATGATGCGGAGGGAAATGGCCGCGCTTCTCGCTTACTTTGGACTCTAGAAGAGCTAGGACATGAGCACTTTTCTCTGCTTGATGGTGGTTTAAAGGCATGGCTAATCGAAGGACACCCGCTAAAGGAAGGGTGGGAAAATCGACCGTCTAGCCACTTTCACGGGCACTACCAGGGCAAAAAGGTAGCAGACAAGGACTATCTTTTGGCCCATTTATTGGATCCCAATGTAGTAATCCTGGATGCCCGTTCTCCGGCGGAATACCATGGTGAATATGTCCGTGCTCAGCGTGGCGGCCATATTCCAGGGGCTGTGAATTTTGAATGGACACGGGCCATTGATCAGGAGCGTAATTTGCGTTTTAAGTCGATGGATGAATTGCGGTCGAGTCTGGAAGCCCTGGGCGTTACCCCTGATAAGGAAATTATTTGTCATTGCCAGACTCATCATCGTTCGGCCCACACCTGTATGGTATTGAAATATTTAGGGTATCCACGAATCAGAGGGTATCCCGGTTCTTGGTCAGAGTGGGGTAACGACCCGGATACTCCCATCGAGGTGTAG
- a CDS encoding AI-2E family transporter, protein MRLIRDWFQRHFADPQVAGLAILLAAGFVTVVLMGRMLAPVLASLVIAYLLEGIVGYMERWHCPRWLAVTLVFVTFMAALFSVIFGLLPLLSQQLTQFFQQLPTMIARGQELLLSLPEHYPNLFSEEQVYDLMSAIRSELAQLGQKVLSLSLASVMSLITLGVYLVIMPLLVFFFLKDKVRLIGWFKQYLPRERKLAAQVWHEVDFQIGNYVRGKFLEILIVWMVSFITFSLMGLQFSMLLSVLVGLSVIIPYIGAVTAALPIAFVAYFQWGFNAEFAYLLGAYGIIQALDGNVLVPLLFAEVVDLHPVAIIVAILVFGGFWGFWGIFFAIPLATLVQAVLKAWPDLPPSEASATLAVDCPGGSSSEKMI, encoded by the coding sequence ATGCGCCTTATTCGCGATTGGTTTCAGCGTCATTTTGCCGATCCCCAGGTAGCGGGTCTGGCTATTTTGCTGGCTGCCGGTTTTGTCACTGTGGTCCTTATGGGGCGCATGTTGGCGCCGGTGCTTGCGAGCCTAGTGATTGCCTATCTGCTAGAGGGAATCGTGGGATATATGGAGCGGTGGCACTGTCCTCGCTGGTTAGCTGTAACCTTGGTGTTTGTTACCTTTATGGCCGCTTTGTTTTCCGTGATATTCGGTCTACTCCCCTTGCTCTCACAGCAGCTAACCCAGTTTTTCCAGCAGCTACCGACGATGATTGCCCGGGGGCAGGAACTTTTGTTGAGCCTACCGGAACATTATCCGAATTTATTTTCCGAAGAGCAGGTTTATGACTTGATGAGCGCAATTCGCTCTGAGCTTGCCCAATTAGGCCAAAAAGTCCTTTCTTTGTCCTTAGCTTCAGTGATGAGTCTGATTACCCTTGGGGTGTATCTCGTCATTATGCCCTTGCTGGTATTTTTCTTCCTCAAGGATAAGGTTCGGCTTATCGGTTGGTTCAAGCAATATCTTCCACGGGAGCGGAAACTCGCCGCTCAAGTGTGGCATGAGGTGGATTTTCAAATCGGCAATTATGTGCGGGGTAAATTTCTTGAGATCCTGATTGTCTGGATGGTGAGTTTCATCACCTTCTCCCTTATGGGTTTGCAGTTTTCTATGCTGCTGAGTGTATTGGTGGGGTTGTCGGTAATTATTCCTTATATCGGCGCGGTGACGGCCGCCTTGCCAATAGCTTTCGTCGCCTATTTCCAGTGGGGATTTAACGCTGAGTTTGCTTACCTGCTCGGTGCCTATGGGATTATTCAAGCCTTAGATGGTAATGTTTTAGTGCCTTTGCTGTTCGCTGAGGTGGTAGATTTGCACCCGGTAGCCATTATTGTAGCTATCTTGGTTTTTGGAGGGTTTTGGGGATTTTGGGGAATCTTCTTTGCGATTCCGCTTGCTACGCTTGTGCAAGCGGTGCTTAAGGCCTGGCCCGACCTTCCTCCTTCAGAGGCATCCGCTACCCTAGCCGTTGATTGCCCAGGAGGGTCTTCTTCCGAGAAGATGATTTAG
- a CDS encoding LapA family protein, producing MRRLFYFLIFIVVFVLGLTFAGRHAEPVMIDYHFGQLHVPLSLLLALILMVGAILGMFASLGTIMKLKRENGRLRKSIKWVEKENANLRAITVKHEQ from the coding sequence ATGCGAAGACTTTTTTATTTCTTAATTTTTATTGTGGTTTTTGTCCTAGGGCTTACCTTTGCAGGGCGTCATGCTGAGCCGGTCATGATTGATTATCATTTTGGTCAGCTGCATGTTCCCTTGTCTTTGCTTCTAGCGCTTATTCTAATGGTAGGAGCGATACTCGGCATGTTCGCGAGCTTAGGTACCATCATGAAGTTGAAGCGTGAGAATGGGAGGCTGCGTAAATCAATTAAGTGGGTTGAGAAAGAGAATGCCAACCTAAGGGCGATTACTGTTAAGCATGAGCAATAA
- the fdxA gene encoding ferredoxin FdxA, whose translation MTFVVTENCIKCKYTDCVEVCPVDCFHEGPNFLVIDPEECIDCTLCEPECPAEAIFSEDDLPEEHRNYLKLNAELAKSWPVITESKEPPSDADQWDRIKNGEVEDKLQYLEK comes from the coding sequence ATGACATTTGTGGTAACTGAAAACTGCATCAAATGCAAATATACCGACTGCGTTGAAGTCTGCCCCGTCGACTGCTTCCATGAAGGCCCTAATTTTCTGGTCATTGATCCAGAGGAATGCATTGATTGCACGTTATGCGAACCGGAATGTCCGGCCGAGGCCATCTTCTCCGAAGATGATTTGCCTGAAGAACATCGAAATTATCTAAAACTCAATGCCGAGTTAGCAAAAAGTTGGCCAGTCATTACCGAAAGCAAGGAACCCCCATCTGATGCGGACCAATGGGATCGTATAAAGAATGGAGAGGTTGAAGACAAACTGCAATACTTAGAGAAGTAG
- the wrbA gene encoding NAD(P)H:quinone oxidoreductase, with protein MPEILILYYSRYGNVAAMAERVARGVGEVEGMEPRLRTVPAVSTVCEAVEDTIPSSGHPYATLDDLRECAGLALGSPTRFGNMAAPLKYFLDSTSSLWLSGALAGKPAAVFTSTSSFHGGQESTLLSMMIPLLHHGMLLLGLPYTEPALMNTKDGGTPYGASHVAGADNELPLSENEAILCRALGRRLAETATALAPIQ; from the coding sequence ATGCCTGAAATTCTTATCCTTTATTACAGCCGCTATGGTAATGTGGCAGCAATGGCTGAGCGGGTAGCTCGGGGAGTGGGGGAAGTGGAGGGTATGGAGCCGCGATTGCGAACGGTGCCGGCGGTCTCTACTGTCTGTGAGGCAGTAGAAGATACGATACCCTCGAGCGGTCACCCTTATGCGACTCTAGATGACTTGCGTGAGTGCGCAGGGCTAGCTTTGGGGAGTCCAACCCGGTTTGGGAATATGGCAGCTCCTCTTAAATATTTTCTTGATAGTACCAGCTCATTATGGCTTTCAGGGGCTTTGGCAGGCAAGCCTGCTGCCGTTTTTACCTCAACTTCTAGTTTTCATGGTGGGCAAGAATCCACCTTGTTATCCATGATGATTCCCTTGCTTCATCATGGCATGCTGTTATTAGGACTGCCCTATACCGAGCCAGCACTGATGAATACTAAAGATGGGGGCACGCCCTATGGTGCTAGCCATGTTGCCGGTGCAGATAATGAATTGCCGTTGAGTGAGAATGAGGCTATTTTATGTCGAGCGCTAGGGCGGCGGCTAGCGGAAACAGCGACCGCATTGGCGCCAATCCAGTGA
- the lapB gene encoding lipopolysaccharide assembly protein LapB, with amino-acid sequence MVEWLLLLLPVAAASGWLAGKRSAEAANRNSHSQLNSAYFAGLNYLLNEQPDKAIDTLLDVLEVDSDTIEPHLALGNLFRRRGEVGRAIRVHQNLVERPYLNNSQREQALLELGLDYMRAGMLDRAESLFLEALKRKSHISIALHQLLDIYQQEKDWHQAIAIAQKLHEESGEATESMIAHFYCELAEQRWAQKQIMEATQFIKQALASDWRCVRATLLQARLAMEQGDYKMAIVCLRRVESQDSDYLSEILKPLSECYQCLGRQGKFFSWLSEALARHPGSTPLILARAAYLQRQGEQEKSRRFLIEQLRRHPSVEGLQQLLALGMPKDIKAVLEPWSLIEEVTRHLLKAKSNYVCCFCGFSGKYCYWQCPSCKRWGTVKPFIVDI; translated from the coding sequence GTGGTCGAGTGGTTGTTGCTCCTTTTGCCCGTGGCAGCAGCCTCGGGATGGCTAGCGGGTAAGCGTAGTGCAGAAGCAGCAAATAGGAACAGCCATTCCCAACTAAACTCTGCCTATTTTGCTGGCTTGAACTACCTGCTAAATGAGCAACCTGATAAGGCCATTGACACTTTGCTTGATGTTTTAGAGGTGGATAGTGATACGATAGAGCCCCATTTGGCTCTAGGTAATCTGTTTCGTCGCCGGGGGGAGGTTGGCCGGGCAATTCGGGTTCACCAAAATCTTGTTGAGCGGCCTTATTTAAACAATTCGCAGAGAGAACAAGCCCTTTTGGAGTTAGGGTTGGATTATATGCGTGCGGGAATGTTAGATCGAGCTGAGAGTCTGTTTCTTGAGGCCCTTAAGCGAAAAAGCCACATAAGCATTGCTTTACACCAGTTGCTTGATATTTATCAGCAGGAAAAGGACTGGCACCAGGCCATTGCCATCGCTCAAAAACTCCATGAGGAAAGTGGTGAGGCTACGGAGTCCATGATCGCTCATTTTTATTGTGAACTTGCTGAGCAGCGATGGGCTCAGAAACAAATAATGGAAGCGACTCAATTTATCAAGCAAGCCTTGGCTTCAGATTGGCGCTGTGTTCGTGCTACCCTGCTACAGGCTCGTTTGGCAATGGAGCAAGGCGATTATAAGATGGCTATTGTCTGCTTGCGGCGGGTAGAAAGCCAAGATTCAGACTATTTGTCAGAGATATTAAAACCCCTTTCGGAGTGCTACCAATGCCTTGGCCGTCAAGGTAAATTTTTTTCCTGGTTATCTGAGGCATTAGCGCGCCATCCAGGGAGTACGCCGTTAATTTTAGCTCGGGCGGCATACCTTCAACGACAGGGGGAGCAGGAGAAGTCCCGCCGCTTCTTAATTGAGCAGCTTAGGAGGCATCCTTCTGTTGAAGGTCTCCAGCAATTGCTGGCTTTGGGGATGCCAAAAGATATTAAGGCTGTCTTAGAACCTTGGTCTTTGATAGAAGAAGTAACCCGTCATTTGCTAAAAGCCAAATCGAATTATGTTTGTTGCTTTTGCGGGTTTAGTGGCAAATATTGTTATTGGCAATGCCCAAGTTGCAAACGGTGGGGAACTGTCAAACCCTTTATTGTGGACATTTAA
- a CDS encoding type III pantothenate kinase gives MILLVDIGNSRIKWARLDGGKPADVKAMVRGKTGIKRVLSKAWKGLEGVNRVVVANVGGPKVAEQLKEWSQNQWQVVPEFLTSRSNGYGIRNAYSKPETLGIDRWLELVAVRQRYRGSAHKGAIVIVDCGTAITIDVLATDGKHLGGLIVPGLTMMPKLLADNTAGIDETAETLEYSLLASTTSTAVNAGALYAAIAFIDRVSIDVAAEVRGDLKRVITGGDAPRMLPLLRDKYEHLPDLVLWGLARVARDTSKVRREADVDCATQ, from the coding sequence GTGATTTTATTAGTGGATATTGGCAATAGCCGGATTAAATGGGCTCGGTTGGATGGCGGTAAGCCTGCTGATGTTAAGGCTATGGTACGGGGCAAGACCGGTATCAAGCGGGTTCTTTCTAAAGCTTGGAAAGGTCTTGAAGGTGTCAACCGGGTTGTGGTCGCTAATGTTGGAGGACCAAAAGTTGCAGAACAACTGAAAGAATGGTCGCAAAATCAATGGCAAGTCGTGCCTGAATTTTTGACCTCACGTAGTAATGGTTATGGGATACGCAACGCCTACTCAAAGCCTGAGACCTTGGGGATAGATCGTTGGTTAGAGCTAGTGGCTGTGCGTCAGCGTTATCGGGGTAGCGCTCATAAGGGAGCAATAGTTATTGTTGATTGTGGCACCGCAATTACTATTGACGTGCTTGCCACTGATGGTAAACATCTAGGAGGGTTGATTGTCCCCGGTCTGACCATGATGCCTAAATTGCTGGCAGATAATACTGCAGGAATTGATGAAACTGCCGAAACATTGGAGTACTCGCTCCTTGCCAGTACGACTAGTACTGCAGTGAATGCGGGCGCATTGTATGCGGCTATTGCCTTTATTGACCGTGTTAGCATCGATGTGGCGGCCGAAGTGAGAGGGGATCTCAAGCGCGTTATCACGGGCGGGGATGCTCCTCGAATGTTGCCATTGTTGCGGGATAAATATGAACACCTTCCAGATCTCGTGTTGTGGGGTCTTGCGCGAGTGGCTAGGGATACTTCAAAAGTAAGGCGGGAAGCAGATGTCGATTGCGCAACTCAATAA
- a CDS encoding biotin--[acetyl-CoA-carboxylase] ligase, with product MQAGIIPLKPQFIRAAMGEDSLKWLSRLEIHTELDSTNHYLLARAKAGTNRGGVCLAETQSAGKGRHERPWISPPSGNIYLSLLWHFSKGPQFLSGLSVAAGVAVLRALENQGLTTAGLKWPNDVVWDDRKLGGILVELLPKGEITGAVIGVGINVDMPVFYRERLDQPCADLREALPDQPIDRNQLVGRLIHHLLLVMCNFESQGLGDCLEDWRKWDVCYQREVYLYMGNRVISGIAWGIDEKGGLLLRGEEGMSCYLCGEVSLRPVK from the coding sequence TTGCAAGCGGGTATCATTCCTCTTAAACCGCAATTTATCCGGGCAGCCATGGGGGAGGATAGCCTAAAATGGCTGTCACGGTTAGAGATTCACACAGAATTGGATTCGACTAATCATTATCTATTAGCTCGAGCGAAGGCGGGCACTAATAGGGGGGGGGTCTGTTTAGCCGAGACCCAATCAGCGGGTAAAGGACGGCATGAACGTCCCTGGATATCACCTCCAAGTGGTAATATTTATCTTTCGTTGCTATGGCACTTTTCTAAAGGCCCACAGTTTCTATCCGGTCTGAGTGTGGCTGCTGGAGTGGCTGTGTTGCGTGCCTTGGAAAACCAAGGCCTCACTACAGCTGGCCTTAAATGGCCTAATGATGTGGTTTGGGATGATCGGAAATTGGGTGGTATTCTGGTGGAGTTGTTACCCAAGGGGGAGATCACAGGTGCAGTAATAGGGGTAGGGATCAATGTGGATATGCCCGTTTTCTATCGAGAACGGTTAGATCAACCTTGTGCTGATTTACGGGAAGCCCTCCCAGACCAGCCTATAGATCGTAACCAATTGGTTGGGCGACTGATCCATCATCTCTTGTTAGTGATGTGTAATTTCGAGAGTCAGGGGCTAGGTGATTGTCTTGAGGACTGGCGTAAATGGGACGTCTGTTATCAGCGTGAAGTCTATTTATACATGGGTAATAGAGTAATCAGCGGTATCGCATGGGGTATTGATGAGAAGGGGGGATTGTTGTTGCGAGGAGAAGAGGGGATGTCATGCTACCTCTGTGGTGAAGTGAGCTTGAGGCCAGTCAAGTGA
- the arsC gene encoding arsenate reductase (glutaredoxin) (This arsenate reductase requires both glutathione and glutaredoxin to convert arsenate to arsenite, after which the efflux transporter formed by ArsA and ArsB can extrude the arsenite from the cell, providing resistance.) — protein sequence MSQVTIYHNSRCSKSRQTLQLLRERGIEPVVIEYLKTPPTPEQLSEILRLLGKNPRDLMRQKEPEYQDNGLDAPNLSQEQLIAAMCAHPILIERPIVLAHGKAAIGRPPEKVLEIL from the coding sequence ATGTCTCAGGTCACTATCTATCATAATTCTCGGTGCAGTAAGTCCCGACAGACGCTGCAATTGCTTCGGGAACGAGGCATAGAACCGGTGGTAATTGAATACCTTAAAACGCCTCCAACGCCAGAACAATTATCGGAAATTCTCCGGTTGTTAGGTAAAAACCCAAGGGATTTAATGCGCCAGAAGGAGCCTGAATACCAAGATAACGGACTTGATGCTCCGAATCTTTCCCAGGAGCAACTTATTGCGGCCATGTGTGCCCACCCCATTCTTATTGAACGGCCTATCGTGTTAGCCCATGGTAAGGCGGCAATTGGACGGCCGCCAGAGAAAGTACTTGAGATCCTTTAA